One window of Bacteroides sp. AN502(2024) genomic DNA carries:
- a CDS encoding M20 family metallo-hydrolase — protein MKYDIPYMATEAVSLLKSIISIPSISREETQAADFLQNYIEMAGIQTGRKGNNVWCFSPMFDLKKPTILLNSHIDTVKPVNGWRKDPFIPREENGKLYGLGSNDAGASVVSLLQVFMQLCRTSQKYNLIYLASCEEEVSGKDGIESILPGLPPVSFAIVGEPTEMQPAIAEKGLMVLDVTATGMAGHAARNEGDNAIYKVLDDIAWFRDYRFEKESPLLGPVKMSVTVINAGTQHNVVPDKCTFVVDIRSNELYSNEELFAEIKKHISCEAQARSFRLNSSRIDEKHPFVQKAVKLGRVPFGSPTLSDQALMSFPSVKIGPGRSSRSHTAEEYIMLKEIEEAIGIYLELLDEGVS, from the coding sequence ATGAAATATGATATTCCGTATATGGCAACAGAGGCTGTAAGCTTGCTAAAATCAATAATCAGTATCCCCTCAATCAGCCGGGAAGAAACGCAGGCTGCGGATTTCCTGCAAAACTATATTGAAATGGCAGGCATACAGACCGGACGTAAAGGCAATAATGTATGGTGCTTTAGCCCTATGTTTGATTTGAAAAAGCCGACTATTTTACTTAATTCCCACATAGACACGGTGAAACCCGTTAATGGTTGGCGGAAAGACCCGTTCATCCCCCGCGAGGAAAACGGTAAACTGTACGGTTTGGGAAGCAATGATGCCGGAGCCAGCGTTGTTTCTTTATTACAGGTGTTTATGCAACTATGTCGAACTTCACAAAAATACAACCTGATTTATCTTGCTTCGTGCGAAGAAGAGGTTTCGGGCAAGGACGGAATTGAGAGTATATTGCCTGGACTTCCTCCTGTTTCATTCGCTATCGTAGGAGAACCGACGGAAATGCAACCTGCCATTGCCGAAAAGGGATTAATGGTATTGGACGTTACTGCCACAGGTATGGCGGGACACGCCGCACGCAACGAAGGAGACAATGCGATTTACAAGGTATTGGACGACATTGCCTGGTTCCGCGATTATCGTTTCGAGAAAGAATCACCGTTATTAGGACCTGTGAAGATGAGTGTCACTGTCATCAATGCCGGCACACAACACAATGTCGTTCCCGACAAATGTACGTTCGTTGTCGATATCCGAAGCAACGAACTTTACTCGAACGAAGAACTGTTTGCGGAAATCAAGAAACATATCTCCTGCGAAGCTCAAGCCCGTTCATTCCGCCTCAACTCTTCACGAATCGACGAGAAACATCCGTTTGTTCAAAAAGCTGTGAAGCTGGGACGTGTACCTTTCGGTTCTCCAACCTTGTCCGATCAGGCATTAATGTCCTTTCCATCGGTGAAAATAGGTCCAGGACGTTCGTCACGTTCACACACGGCAGAGGAATATATCATGCTGAAAGAGATAGAAGAGGCTATCGGAATCTATCTGGAATTATTGGACGAGGGTGTGTCATAA
- a CDS encoding IS4 family transposase, whose product MANITLFAQVISHLPKENIRKIIKSSGSDKHCKGYNTWSQFVSMIFSQFSGCDSVRDISNGLKSATGNLNHLGINRAPSKSTVAYQNANRDSSVFRGIFYSLFQYFGQQALWQRRKFRFKMPIKLLDSTLVSLTLSIYDWAHYTTTKGAVKMHTLLDYDSLLPEFVNITDGKTTDNKAAFDIELHPYSIVVADRGYCDYSLLNNWDSSNVFFVVRHKDNIRYKAIEELPLPEKHAQNVLIDEIIEFELSAAKSKYPKRLRRIAVWNDEHGFEIELLTNNFTLAASSIAALYKARWNIEIFFRNLKQLLRIKSFIGTSRNAVETQIWTAMTTMLILTWLKHIARYKWALANLVVTLRLNTFTKIDLQKWLDQPFTPPPETIEND is encoded by the coding sequence ATGGCAAATATAACACTTTTCGCACAGGTAATATCACATCTCCCGAAAGAAAATATCAGGAAAATCATAAAATCTTCGGGGTCAGACAAGCATTGCAAGGGCTACAATACATGGAGTCAGTTTGTTAGCATGATTTTCAGCCAATTCTCAGGATGTGATTCAGTCAGAGATATCTCAAACGGGCTGAAATCAGCCACCGGCAACCTCAATCATTTGGGAATCAACCGTGCACCATCCAAGTCAACGGTAGCATATCAGAACGCCAACCGAGACAGTTCGGTTTTTCGCGGCATATTCTACTCGTTGTTTCAGTATTTCGGACAGCAAGCCCTATGGCAACGAAGAAAGTTCCGTTTCAAGATGCCGATAAAACTGCTCGACTCCACATTGGTGTCATTGACTCTGTCAATATATGACTGGGCACATTACACTACCACCAAGGGGGCGGTCAAGATGCACACGCTATTGGACTATGACAGTCTTTTGCCGGAGTTCGTGAATATCACCGATGGCAAAACCACCGACAACAAAGCTGCTTTTGATATTGAGTTACATCCGTATAGTATTGTAGTAGCCGACCGAGGCTACTGTGACTACTCATTGCTGAATAATTGGGACAGCAGCAACGTGTTCTTTGTAGTGCGTCATAAAGACAATATCCGGTACAAAGCCATAGAGGAGTTGCCTTTGCCTGAAAAACACGCTCAGAATGTACTTATTGACGAAATAATCGAGTTCGAACTCTCGGCGGCCAAATCCAAATATCCCAAACGTTTACGTCGCATCGCAGTATGGAACGATGAACACGGTTTTGAAATTGAGTTACTCACAAACAACTTCACATTGGCAGCATCAAGCATAGCGGCTCTGTACAAGGCTCGGTGGAACATAGAAATCTTCTTTCGCAACCTCAAGCAACTGCTACGCATCAAGAGCTTTATCGGCACATCCCGCAATGCCGTAGAGACCCAAATATGGACTGCTATGACTACAATGCTGATTCTGACATGGCTAAAGCACATCGCAAGATACAAATGGGCATTGGCTAACCTTGTGGTCACGCTCCGGCTGAACACATTTACCAAAATCGACCTCCAAAAATGGCTTGATCAACCATTTACACCACCTCCCGAAACCATCGAAAACGATTAG
- a CDS encoding DUF2059 domain-containing protein yields MKNIFLPKVIMCVIVLFTFISPTSAQDNQDKTVTDEYKSALKKIMELSGTSGTTDDLFPKLLSVMKLNAPEKDEAYWKEFTKNWKEKLENRVIEICAPVYQKHLTLEDLKAVADFYDSPVGKRYKESTLGVMREAMPLLVQEFQTGMFEELKPQMNRRTAGGERAKKEAEQRKKRDRKLCAQAYALPEDSIEVVPGRVHEHGMSTVV; encoded by the coding sequence ATGAAAAACATTTTCCTTCCCAAAGTAATCATGTGTGTGATAGTATTGTTTACTTTCATTTCACCAACTTCTGCACAAGATAATCAAGACAAGACTGTGACAGATGAATATAAGTCTGCGTTGAAAAAGATTATGGAACTTTCCGGCACTTCGGGCACTACGGACGATCTTTTTCCGAAATTGCTCTCCGTAATGAAACTTAATGCTCCGGAAAAAGATGAGGCTTATTGGAAAGAGTTTACTAAAAACTGGAAAGAAAAATTAGAGAACAGAGTGATTGAAATATGTGCGCCTGTCTATCAGAAGCATTTGACTTTGGAAGACTTGAAGGCTGTCGCTGATTTTTATGATTCTCCTGTCGGCAAGAGATATAAAGAGAGTACATTAGGTGTGATGCGTGAAGCAATGCCGTTATTGGTACAGGAATTTCAAACGGGAATGTTCGAGGAACTGAAACCTCAGATGAATAGAAGAACTGCTGGAGGAGAACGTGCAAAGAAAGAAGCTGAACAAAGAAAGAAGCGTGACCGGAAATTGTGTGCGCAGGCTTACGCGCTTCCGGAAGATAGTATCGAGGTAGTTCCCGGAAGAGTGCACGAGCACGGAATGTCTACTGTCGTGTGA
- a CDS encoding redoxin domain-containing protein, whose translation MKRQLMILCLLCLVAICSSAQEKYAVKGIANKELNEKQLFLCLLDDGVKTNEVILDSATVKKGKFSFSGMVRMPRIAIIKDMDGKFYPLVLEKGSILLNIEKNERRGTPLNDTLNIAINQMKPTMDSLMRMDEEVRTELQGLKDGGLEKMKNDTAFNAKIMEYGRKAGLHVESLMKYVNDYKNSMVGTYLFLWGSSMFSLDNIEVLMKGASPVFSQSIIVKDIIEMKKLFQQRVEEEMKKNMSKEQLEDRNKKREMDAKIKIGERFPDAKVKDNAGNMKLLSDYVGKGKYVLIDFWASWCGPCRHEMPNVKAAYEKYASKGFEVISISTDRKLKPWRDAIEELGMIWTQLLDVDAAETYGVSYIPTTYLIDPDGTIIEKNLRGEKLEKVLSELFK comes from the coding sequence ATGAAAAGACAATTAATGATTTTGTGTCTCTTGTGCTTAGTCGCCATTTGCTCTTCAGCTCAGGAGAAATATGCAGTCAAAGGCATAGCCAATAAGGAATTGAATGAAAAGCAACTGTTTTTATGCCTACTCGATGATGGGGTAAAAACTAACGAAGTTATTTTAGATAGCGCGACAGTGAAAAAAGGGAAATTCTCTTTTTCGGGTATGGTCCGGATGCCCCGTATAGCTATAATAAAAGATATGGATGGAAAATTTTATCCATTAGTATTGGAGAAAGGCAGCATCTTACTGAATATTGAGAAGAATGAAAGGAGGGGGACACCTTTGAATGATACATTAAATATAGCCATCAACCAAATGAAGCCTACAATGGATAGCTTGATGAGAATGGATGAAGAGGTAAGAACCGAGCTCCAAGGATTAAAAGACGGAGGACTTGAAAAGATGAAGAATGACACTGCCTTTAACGCTAAAATTATGGAATATGGGAGAAAAGCAGGACTTCACGTAGAATCTTTAATGAAGTATGTGAATGATTATAAGAATAGTATGGTTGGAACATATCTTTTTCTTTGGGGTAGTAGTATGTTTTCTTTAGATAATATTGAAGTCCTGATGAAGGGAGCTTCGCCTGTTTTCTCGCAAAGCATTATAGTGAAAGACATCATTGAAATGAAGAAACTGTTTCAGCAGCGAGTAGAAGAAGAGATGAAAAAGAATATGTCTAAAGAACAATTAGAGGATCGAAATAAGAAACGGGAAATGGATGCAAAAATAAAGATTGGCGAACGTTTCCCGGATGCTAAAGTGAAAGACAATGCAGGTAACATGAAGCTCTTGTCCGATTATGTAGGAAAGGGAAAATATGTCTTGATTGACTTTTGGGCTTCATGGTGCGGACCTTGCCGGCATGAAATGCCCAATGTAAAAGCTGCCTATGAAAAATATGCTTCTAAGGGATTTGAGGTGATTAGCATATCCACAGATCGGAAACTGAAACCTTGGAGGGATGCTATTGAAGAACTTGGAATGATCTGGACGCAATTGCTGGATGTCGATGCTGCCGAAACATACGGGGTCTCCTATATACCAACAACTTATCTGATAGATCCTGATGGAACTATCATAGAAAAAAATCTGAGAGGCGAGAAACTGGAGAAAGTATTATCAGAGTTGTTTAAGTAA